A window of [Clostridium] innocuum genomic DNA:
CGGAACACGCCTTTCCTTATCATTACGTTTTTAGTTGGTTCAAAGCATCCTTCAAAGCTATACAAACACCAGCTGTACCAGCACCATATAAAGCAGGGTTCCCCCGATGATACTGATCATATTATTGCGTTTCCACACATGAAGAAGTACGACACTCCCGATTCCCAGCAGCTCCGGCAGACCGTACGGATATTGAAAAAAACTCGTATTGCGTACACAGTAGACAATCAGACAGAGCATGATCGCCATGGGCAGCACATTCCCCAGATATACAATTTTCCGCGGGAGTGCTTCTGCGTTCTTGAATATCATAAAGGGAAGCGCACGTGTCAGAAAGGTGCAAACTGCCGCAACTGCGATAATCAGCAGGCTATCCGTAATACCTATCATGATGCATCCTCCTTTTTTTCCACCTTGTCCTGAAAGATGACAAGCAGAATGACCAGCAATATGAGCGCCGGCAGCAGAAAGTTAGATAACTGAAACAGTGCAGTGGAAATGAGAATCGCGGCTATTGCGATATAGACAGCACCATGCTGCTTCGCTGCCAGCCACTGCTCCACAAAGATGACAGTAAACAAAGCCGTCATTGCAAAATCGATTCCCGTGGTATCAAAGGCGAGCAGAGAGCCGATGGTTGCACCGAGTACGGAACCTATTATCCAATACAGCTGATCAAATAACGGTATACAGAACATCAGCTGTTTCCCCTCTCTGCTTTCCTTATTCGGAATTGCACACAATAAGGAATAGGTTTCATCTGTCAGGGAAAACATCATATACCAGCGTTTCTTTCCCATCGCCGGAAAGCTCTTCAGAAATGAAAGACCATAAAACAGCTGCCTTGCATTTACGGTAAGTGTGACCAGTGCTACCTCCACAAGTGAAAATCCGGCATGAAAGAATGTCAGTAAAACAAACTGCATACTTCCGGCATACACACTCAGACTGATCAAAAACGCCCAGAGCATGGAATAGCCCTGCTGCTGGCAGAGAATACCGAAAGCGATTCCCAGGAATACATAGCCGACCATCACAGGAAAGCTGAGCCGCAGTGCCTCCTTTGCTATTTTCATACAACATCACCCCTCAAAAGTTTTCTTATATTTTAGACGATTTCTCTTTCGCTTGCAATCCCCTATTCTTTTTACGGATATATCATAAGCATGCAGTCTGCTTATTTACAGTTGACCGTCTTGCAGGGAACACACTGACTGGATGGTAGCCAAACTATCACGAATCGTGTAAAGCATGGAAGCTGTATGCTTATGAATGCAGATTACATACCTACCTTTGCATACACGTTACCTCTATGGCTTTAAGGACAGCTTTGAAGATGGGATGGAAGAAGGAATCATAAAAGGTTTTAAGCAGAAGGTAGAGAGGAAGGGAAAAAGAGGAATCAAAAAAGGCAGAGTGGAAGGCTCATGTTACTTTCGAAGCCGACAGTTGGAAACCAAGTTTCATGATAGCCGCTTACCGCGGCTGTATACCTTACAGCAGAGCAGATTGAACAAATCTTCAGCCTTATGTTTACTGTCATAACCGGAGGAAATAAAGAATCAAATCAAAGCTTCCTTGCAAGTGAAGGATCGCTTTGACTTTCAGGATTCCTTGTTAATCGATACCGTTTATCATTTTATCAAAAAAATCAAAAAAAGCATTGACAAGGCTATCTGCTGCATGATATATTTATTAAGCAATCGAGATGGGGTGTTAGCTCAGCTGGGAGAGCACCTGCTTTGCACGCAGGGGGTCATCGGTTCGATCCCGATACGCTCCACCATGACAATAATAGTCGAACTTCTTATCTTAATAGAGAGGTTCGGCTTTTTTCTAATTTACAGTTAAAGCAGAATCTTATAGGCGCCATTACAGTTATATCACTGTATATGGCGCCTTTTTCTATATACATGAATGCAGAATTGGAGGTATAGCGGAATGGAAAACACAATGAAACATGCTCAACCGCAACGTTATTATGTTACAAAGGAGCAAGATGCTATCATCGGCAGTCTGGCAAAGCGCATCGGTGTAAGTAAATCGAAGTGTGTGAGGATATGCATGGTAACGATCGCAGAAAATCCGGTCTTAGAATATATCATATCGAACGGAGTTCTACTCAATACGTGTGATGAAGTCTTCTACTATTATCTATCTATGATAGAAGTAATCGATGAAGCACTGGAACGATTAGAAAAACAAGGCATCGATATCGAAATCCATAGATCGAAGATAAATATAGCAGAGTTGAAGAAATTCAAAGAGGATTGCTATTCGATTTTAGAAGACAAGAAAGGAACCGATAAAGAAGAGATGTAAGTGTCTCCCCCCCTGCAGCTTAGCCTGTAGGAATATGAAGAGGATGAAAAAATCCTCCCAGGTAAAAAAAACATCCATACGATTAACACACGGTGGTAAGAGTCTGTGATGTATATTTAATCGAACAAATTATGCACTTACTTCCAAGAACGACAGACAGCGATCCGGAAGCAGCTGTCTGTACAAAAAGAAGTATCGATAACACAAGGAGGAAGAAGATCATGTTGACGGTTCATTTCAAAAACAAGGAAGAGTTTTATGAGCAGATCGCAGATGGATCCCTGCAGAAGATCATGATGGAATATTTTAATAGATCGGCAGACATGGGGCTTCCGATCGAGGAGGATACCCTGTTCTATAACTTTGAAGTAGAATTTGAATGTGTATTAGAAAATGGAAAGCGTTGTATCACGGATGAGAAAGTAGCACATCGACATGGGGAGATTGCCGGAAGACTCCACGATATGATCCGCAGTGTCTGGAGGAGATATCAGAAAAGTGTCCCTATATCGGGAAAAGATTTTACTCTTACAGAGCTCAGCACGGATATGTGGCGGTTGGTCTGGATAGATTCGGAGATCCCGAAAAAGAAAGCAGAATACCTCTTTTGGAGGCATCAGATCTTCGTATGCAGTGCATTGGGGAATGCCGTCTTCACCTTCCCTCAGGGAGTGAGCTGGAAGGATGTTTGGACCAAGATGGAGACTTCTCAGTTTGCTGATGCCCTATCTATTGGGGATTTCAAAAGTCATATATGGCTTGGAAGTGCTGCATATGATGACATCATAGAACGTTACCGACAGCGATACCGGAAGGCAGATAAGGAGGGACCGATCTCCCTGATAGAATATGAGCGATATCTGCAGTATGCACAAGAGTCCTCATGCCATGAAGAATTCCTCCTGAGGATCGAGCTGGATGAGGAACTGCCCTACCGTTATGACCGGGAGGAGCGATGGCTGCGGACAGAATGCGGGATGCGCCTGAACCCAATCGTTGCGTTTTACTTACATGGGCTTCAAGTCTTCTACAAACGTCAGATCGAGGGCAGATATCCGCTAAACGAAGGGAGCTGAATGATATGAAGAAAATATATAACGATGACACACTACTGAAACGAATCAAAAAACAGATCCGTATATGGGAAGCGTATTACAATGAGACCGGTCATTATCGGGAGGAAACGATCTTTCTGGATTACGGAGAAGAAGCATACCAAGCATGGCTGGAGAACATGAGATCCTATCTAGGCGGTGATGAACTTGGCAAAGAGAATACTTGATGTTTGTTGTGGATCAAAATTATTTTGGTTTCAAAAACACCATCCCGATGTCGTTTATATGGATATCAGGCAAGAACATGGAGATATCCATGGAAAGCATGTCCATGTCGATCCTGATGTGATCGGAGACTTTCGAAATATCCCATATGATGATGGACGATTCGATATGGTCGTATTCGATCCTCCACATCTTCGCTGGGCCGGGCCGAATT
This region includes:
- a CDS encoding branched-chain amino acid transporter AzlD; translated protein: MIGITDSLLIIAVAAVCTFLTRALPFMIFKNAEALPRKIVYLGNVLPMAIMLCLIVYCVRNTSFFQYPYGLPELLGIGSVVLLHVWKRNNMISIIGGTLLYMVLVQLVFV
- a CDS encoding branched-chain amino acid transporter AzlC is translated as MKIAKEALRLSFPVMVGYVFLGIAFGILCQQQGYSMLWAFLISLSVYAGSMQFVLLTFFHAGFSLVEVALVTLTVNARQLFYGLSFLKSFPAMGKKRWYMMFSLTDETYSLLCAIPNKESREGKQLMFCIPLFDQLYWIIGSVLGATIGSLLAFDTTGIDFAMTALFTVIFVEQWLAAKQHGAVYIAIAAILISTALFQLSNFLLPALILLVILLVIFQDKVEKKEDAS